GCTTATGATATTTATTCACGCTTACTGAAAGACCGTATTATTATGCTCAGTGGAGAAGTTAATGATGATATGGCAAACAGTGTTATTGCCCAATTACTTTTTTTAGATGCTCAAGATAACGATAAAGATATCTATATTTACATTAATAGTCCAGGGGGATCAGTAACTGCCGGGATGGCAATTTATGACACTATGCAATTTGTTAATGCCGATGTTGTAACCATAGTTACTGGTTTAGCAGCTTCTATGGGCTCAATCCTATTAATTGGCGGCACAAAAGGGAAACGTTATGCCTTACCGCATTCTGAAGTGCTTATTCACCAACCTTTAGGTGGTGTTCAAGGTCAAGCCACTGAAATTGAAATCTCAGCTCGTCATATCTTACAAACCAAGCAAACCTTAAAAGAAATTATTGCTGAACGTTCTGGTCAAGATATCGACAAAGTAGAAAAAGATATGGACCGTGATTACTGGATGACTGCCAAAGAAGCTAAGGACTATGGCATCATTGATGAAATCATGGCTTCTAACCAAGGACTAAAAGGTCAAGAATAGTATCTTAAAGCCTTACAAGACATATACAGAATGATTACCGAGTGTAGCTTAAGTAAGTACACTCGGTTTTATAAAATTTGGATTTTCACTGCAAAATGCTTGCGGCTGCATGATATTCTTGTTATACTACTAGTGTAGAAAAATGAATAGCAGATAGAACTGCTCAAATTTTTTTGCACTGTGTTGGTCAAAAAAAGGCATGACGGACAATAAAAGTCCATGCAATAGAAAGTTGAATGTCATGAAAGCCGTTTACAGTAGAATCCTTAAAGTGGTTCCTGAATTGGAAGACCTCTTTAAAAAAAGGATGCAAATTTTACAAATGGTCTTACGCTTTCAACCTATTGGTCGCCAAATTTTGGCAAAGAAGTTAGACATGACTGAGCGACCACTCCGGCGTGAAACAAATATCCTTAAAAAAGAAGGGTTACTAGATTCCACTAGAAATGGAATGGTTATCACCGCTAAGGGTGAGGAAGCTTTAGCTTTTGCTCGTGAAATGCTCCATGAAGATTCTAGTTTATTTGCTAAGGAACAACGCTTAGAAAAGCAACTAGGAATCGATGAGGTACATATTATTGAGAGTAATCTTGATGAAGAAAATAGTACCTTGGCGCAAATAGGGGTTTTCCTATCTAACTATCTAGCCAATACTTTGCCAGAAGGATACATTACGGTGGCTGTTTCAGGCGGCTCGACAATACTCGAGGTTGCTAAAAGCTTAAACCGTAAAGTTTTAACTAAGAATCGGCATTTTACGATAGTTCCTGCCCGTGGTGGCATGGGCGATTCGGTGGCGATTCAGGCAAATACAATTAGTGACCAACTCGCACACCGCTTAAACGGGACCACTAATTCTCTCTACGTCCCTGATGTTCTTACTGAAGAAACGAGAGACTTATTGGTAAAAGAGCCCTCCATTCAAGCTACATTAAATATTTTAAAGCGGACTGATGCTTTATTATTTAGTGTTGGCGATGCTAGAATCATGGCCCAAAGACGGGGATTTTCATCAGAATTGATTGATAAAATCCTTGCTAAAGGAGCTATTGGTGAAGCATTCGGGTGTTTTTACACCAATGAGGGGGAAATAGTTTATCAAATGCCCCGTATTGGTTTACAATTAGATCAAATAAAGGATATTCAATATCCCATTCTAATTGCTGGCGGACGTGCTAAAGCAAAAGCCATTCAAGCTTTTGCAAAACTCGCACCCTTTAATTTTGTCTTAGTGACAGATTTAGGGGTAAGTAATCAGGTTTTAAATGAGGAAACTCATTAAAAATATTTTTATTTCCGAAGGAGGAAAATTATTAATATGGTAAAAGTAGGTATTAATGGTTTTGGACGTATCGGACGTTTAGCTTTCCGTCGTATCCAAGATGTTGAAGGTTTAGAAGTAGTTGCAATCAATGATTTAACTGACTCAAAAATGTTAGCTCACTTATTGAAATATGACACCACTCATGGTCGTTTCAATGGTGAAATTGAAGTTTTAGATGACGCCTTCAAAGTAAACGGTAAAGAAGTTAAAGTTATGTCTCATCCAGACCCAGCTGAAATTCCTTGGGGTGACTTAGGTGTAGAAGTTGTTCTAGAAGCTACTGGTTTCTTTGCATCAAAAGAAAAAGCTGAACTACACTTAAAAGGTGGAGCTAAGAAAGTTGTTATTACTGCACCAGGTGGAGCAGATATTCCAACTATCGTTTACAACACCAACCACGAAATCTTAACAGGGGATGAAACTGTTATTTCTGGTGCTTCATGTACCACTAACTGTTTAGCACCTTTAGCAGATGCTTTAAACAAGAGCTTTGGTATTGTTGAAGGTTTAATGTCTACTATCCATGCTTATACAGGGGACCAAAACACATTGGATGCTCCACACCGTAAGGGAGACTTCCGTCGTGCACGTGCCGCTGCAGAAAACATTATTCCTAACACTACCGGTGCTGCAAAAGCTGTTGGACAAGTTTTACCAGAATTAAATGGTAAATTAGATGGTTCCGCACAACGTGTACCTGTTAAATCTGGTTCTATTACAGAATTCTTCACCGTTCTTGAAAAGAATGTTACCGTTGAAGAAGTTAACGCTGCTATGAAGGCTGCTTCAAATGAATCCTTCGGTTACAACGAAGATGAAATCGTTTCTTCAGATATTGTAGGTATGACTTATGGTTCCTTATTCGATTCAACCTTAACTAAAGTTATGGACGTTGACGGTAAGCAATTAGTGAAGACTGCTGCATGGTATGACAACGAAATGTCATATACTTCACAATTAGTACGTACCTTAGAATACTTCGCTAAGTTATAATAAACGCTAACGTTTAATAAAAGCGTCTATCCATGTAAAGGCGGGGAGTCAGACGCTCCCTGCCTTTTTTCTAAGTGATAGAAAAAGGAGAAATGAATATGGCAAAAGAAACTGTAAAAGATGTTAATGTCCAAGGTAAAAAGATTTTAATGCGGGTTGACTTCAATGTCCCTATGAAGGATGGAGAAATTACCGATGATAATCGGATGGTCCAAGCCCTACCAACCATTAAATATGTGATTGAGCAAGGAGGGAAATTGATCTTATTTTCCCACTTAGGCAAAGTCAAAAGTGAAGAAGATAAAAAAGACAAGTCCCTTGCTCCAGTCGCTAAACACTTAGAAGAACTCCTAGGACAAAAAGTAGTCTTTGTTCCTGCTACTCGGGGACAAGAGTTAGAAGAAGCTATTGACCAATTAAATGACGGGGAAGTCTTACTCTTTGAAAATACCCGTTTTGAAGATGTTGATGGCAAGAAAGAATCCGGTAACGATCCTGAATTAGGTAAATACTGGGCTTCATTAGGCGACGGTATTTTTGTTAACGATGCCTTTGGGACCGCTCACCGTGCCCATGCATCTAATGTTGGTATTTCTGCTAATGTTGACCATGCGGTAGCTGGCTTCTTGATGGAAAAGGAATTAAACTTCTTAGGGGATGCAGTCAATAATCCTAAGCGACCTTTTGTTGCTATCTTAGGTGGGGCTAAAGTTTCCGATAAAATTGCCGTGATCGAATCCTTACTTAATAAGGCTGACAAAGTGCTTATTGGTGGGGGTATGGCTTATACCTTCTTAAAAGCAAAGGGTTATGAAGTGGGTAACTCCTTGTTAGAAGAAGACCGTGTTTCATTAGCTAAAGAAATTATGGAAAAAGCTGGTGACAAACTTTACCTGCCAGTAGATGTTGTCGTTGCCGATGACTTTTCAAATGACGCTAATACGCAAGTAGTGGCTGCTGATGCCATTCCTGAAGGTTGGGAAGGATTGGATTCCGGTCCTAAGACCAATGAATTATTTGCTAAACAATTAGAAGATGCCAAGACGGTCGTATGGAATGGCCCTATGGGTGTCTTCGAAATGGAAAAATTTGCCGTTGGTACCAATGCCGTATGTAAAGCGGTTGCTGACCTTGACGATGCCATTACTATTGTTGGTGGTGGAGATTCTGCATCAGCTGCTAAGAATTCAGGCTTTGCAGAAAAATTCTCACACATTTCTACCGGTGGGGGAGCTTCTTTACAATTCTTAGAAGGTAATCCTCTACCAGGTGTTGAAGCGTTAAGTGAAAAATAAGGAAGGATGAACAAAGTGAGACAAGTTTTAATTGCCGGAAACTGGAAATTAAATAAAACCGCTAGTGAAGCAAAAGCTTTTATTGAAGACTTGAAAGCTAAATTAAGTGGTAACGAAAAGGCTGAAGTTTTGGTTTGCCCACCAGCTCTATACGTTCAAAGCTTACTCGCTGAAAGTCAAGGCACTAACATTAAAGTTGGTGCTCAAAACTGCTACTATGAAAATAGTGGGGCTTTCACTGGAGAAATTTCACCTTTAGCTTTAGCTGATCTAGGAGCGAGCTACGTGGTTATCGGTCACTCTGAACGTCGGGAATTATTTAACGAAAGCGATGAAGATGTTGCTAAGAAAGCTAAAGCAATCTTCGATAATGGTATGACACCAATTATTTGTTGCGGTGAAACCTTAGAGCAACGTGAAGAAGGTATTGCCAAAGAATGGATCACTGGACAAATCAAGGCAGCCTTAAAAGAACTTAGCCAAGAAGAAATTGCTAAGAGTGTCATTGCTTATGAACCTATCTGGGCAATTGGTACCGGTAAAACCGCCTCTCCAGAAGACGCTGAAGAAATTTGTGGCCATATCCGTGACGTTGTTTTTGAAGTTGCAGGCCAAGAAGCTAGTGACGCTGTTCGTGTCCTCTACGGTGGTTCAGTGAAACCTGCTAACGTAAAAGATATCTTAGCTCAAGAAAATATTGATGGCGCCCTAGTAGGCGGAGCTAGTCTTCAAGTCGACGATTTTCTTGCTTTAGTTAATGCTGCAGAATAATTCATCAAATAGATTATAAAATTAATTAGATAAAAGGAGATAAAATCTATGTCATTAATTACTAACATCCATGCTCGTGAAATTTTGGACTCCCGTGGTAACCCAACCGTTGAAGTAGAATTATATACTGAATTAGGCGCATTCGGCCGTGGTTTAGTACCTTCTGGTGCTTCAACTGGTGAACATGAAGCGGTTGAACTTCGCGATGGCGACAAAGATCGTTATGAAGGTAAGGGTGTCCTAAAAGCTGTTGAAAATGTTAATACAGTGATTGCTGAAGCTATTGTTGGTATGGAAGTTACTGACCAAGTAGGTATTGATGAAGCAATGATCGCTTTAGACGGTACCAAGAACAAAGGTAAATTAGGGGCTAATGCTATCTTAGGTGTTTCTCTTGCTGCTGCTCATGCTGCTGCTGATGAATTAGACGTGCCATTGTATAACTACTTAGGTGGATTCAATGCCCATGTTTTACCTACTCCAATGATGAATATTGTTAACGGTGGTTCTCACTCAGACGCACCAATTGCCTTCCAAGAATTTATGATTGTGCCTGCAGGGGCTCCTTCATTTAGAGAAGCTTTACGTTGGGGTGCTGAAACCTTCCACGCTTTGAAAGGCATTCTTAAAGGCCGCGGTTTAGAAACTTCCGTTGGTGACGAAGGTGGTTTTGCACCTCGCTTTGAAGGTACTGAAGACGCTTTGCAAACCATTATTGACGCGATCGAAGCTGCTGGACGTAAAGCCGGTGAAGATATCTTTATCGCTTTAGACTGTGCTTCTTCTGAATTCTACATTGATGGAAAATATGACTACACCAAATTCGAAGGTGAAGGCGCTGCTGTTCGCTCTGCTGCTGAACAAGTTGAATACATTGAAGAATTAGTTAACAAATACCCAATCATCTCTGTTGAAGATGGTATGGATGAAAATGACTGGGAAGGTTTCAAATTATTAACCGAACGTATCGGTGATAAAGTACAATTAGTTGGTGATGACCTCTATGTAACTAATACCGACTACTTGAAACGTGGTATTGAAGAAGGCATTGCAAACTCAATCTTAATTAAGGTTAACCAAATTGGTACCTTAACTGAAACCTTCAACGCCATCGAAATGGCTAAACGTGCTAACTACACCGCCGTTGTTTCCCACCGTTCTGGTGAAACTGAAGATGCAACCATCGCTGACATTGCTGTAGCAACCAACGCTGGTCAAATTAAGACTGGTTCCTTATCACGTACTGACCGGATGGCTAAATACAACCAATTACTACGTATTGAAGACCAACTTGGTGAAACTGCTGAATACCAAGGAATCCATGCATTCTACAACTTAAGCAAATAATCCAATAAGTAAATTTAAAAACGTTTTTAATTAATAAGGTGGGTCGCTCCCACCTTTTTATTTTTACTCTAATGGGGAAAGACTTCTTGAAAACTAAGAGGCTTTTCGTGTTAAATAAAGTGTGCTAAGATAGAAATTAATGATTCCAGGGAACAAGGAGGGATTAAATGTCTCAAACAGAAGACCGCCAAGCTTGGATAGAACAACGTAAGAGCGACAATTATATTTTTGCTGATGTCATCCAACAGGCTGATGATCGCTATTTAATCAATGGCCAAGCTTTTCAAGTGGTTAAGGATGCTGAAGCGGGCATCGATAAGCAGGAGTTAGCTAACCGCTATATGGATATTTTGGATAGCTATGACTATGTGGTGGGCGATTGGAGTTTCCAACAATTGCGTTTGAAGGGTTTTTATGAAGATAAATTACCCCACACCAGTATTGACCAGCAAATTTCTTTTTTAGATGATTATTTGTATGAATATTGTAGTTTTGGTTGCGATTATTT
This genomic stretch from Aerococcus mictus harbors:
- the clpP gene encoding ATP-dependent Clp endopeptidase proteolytic subunit ClpP; the protein is MNLVPTVIEQSPRGERAYDIYSRLLKDRIIMLSGEVNDDMANSVIAQLLFLDAQDNDKDIYIYINSPGGSVTAGMAIYDTMQFVNADVVTIVTGLAASMGSILLIGGTKGKRYALPHSEVLIHQPLGGVQGQATEIEISARHILQTKQTLKEIIAERSGQDIDKVEKDMDRDYWMTAKEAKDYGIIDEIMASNQGLKGQE
- a CDS encoding sugar-binding transcriptional regulator, with translation MKAVYSRILKVVPELEDLFKKRMQILQMVLRFQPIGRQILAKKLDMTERPLRRETNILKKEGLLDSTRNGMVITAKGEEALAFAREMLHEDSSLFAKEQRLEKQLGIDEVHIIESNLDEENSTLAQIGVFLSNYLANTLPEGYITVAVSGGSTILEVAKSLNRKVLTKNRHFTIVPARGGMGDSVAIQANTISDQLAHRLNGTTNSLYVPDVLTEETRDLLVKEPSIQATLNILKRTDALLFSVGDARIMAQRRGFSSELIDKILAKGAIGEAFGCFYTNEGEIVYQMPRIGLQLDQIKDIQYPILIAGGRAKAKAIQAFAKLAPFNFVLVTDLGVSNQVLNEETH
- the gap gene encoding type I glyceraldehyde-3-phosphate dehydrogenase; the encoded protein is MVKVGINGFGRIGRLAFRRIQDVEGLEVVAINDLTDSKMLAHLLKYDTTHGRFNGEIEVLDDAFKVNGKEVKVMSHPDPAEIPWGDLGVEVVLEATGFFASKEKAELHLKGGAKKVVITAPGGADIPTIVYNTNHEILTGDETVISGASCTTNCLAPLADALNKSFGIVEGLMSTIHAYTGDQNTLDAPHRKGDFRRARAAAENIIPNTTGAAKAVGQVLPELNGKLDGSAQRVPVKSGSITEFFTVLEKNVTVEEVNAAMKAASNESFGYNEDEIVSSDIVGMTYGSLFDSTLTKVMDVDGKQLVKTAAWYDNEMSYTSQLVRTLEYFAKL
- a CDS encoding phosphoglycerate kinase: MAKETVKDVNVQGKKILMRVDFNVPMKDGEITDDNRMVQALPTIKYVIEQGGKLILFSHLGKVKSEEDKKDKSLAPVAKHLEELLGQKVVFVPATRGQELEEAIDQLNDGEVLLFENTRFEDVDGKKESGNDPELGKYWASLGDGIFVNDAFGTAHRAHASNVGISANVDHAVAGFLMEKELNFLGDAVNNPKRPFVAILGGAKVSDKIAVIESLLNKADKVLIGGGMAYTFLKAKGYEVGNSLLEEDRVSLAKEIMEKAGDKLYLPVDVVVADDFSNDANTQVVAADAIPEGWEGLDSGPKTNELFAKQLEDAKTVVWNGPMGVFEMEKFAVGTNAVCKAVADLDDAITIVGGGDSASAAKNSGFAEKFSHISTGGGASLQFLEGNPLPGVEALSEK
- the tpiA gene encoding triose-phosphate isomerase, with the protein product MRQVLIAGNWKLNKTASEAKAFIEDLKAKLSGNEKAEVLVCPPALYVQSLLAESQGTNIKVGAQNCYYENSGAFTGEISPLALADLGASYVVIGHSERRELFNESDEDVAKKAKAIFDNGMTPIICCGETLEQREEGIAKEWITGQIKAALKELSQEEIAKSVIAYEPIWAIGTGKTASPEDAEEICGHIRDVVFEVAGQEASDAVRVLYGGSVKPANVKDILAQENIDGALVGGASLQVDDFLALVNAAE
- the eno gene encoding phosphopyruvate hydratase; this encodes MSLITNIHAREILDSRGNPTVEVELYTELGAFGRGLVPSGASTGEHEAVELRDGDKDRYEGKGVLKAVENVNTVIAEAIVGMEVTDQVGIDEAMIALDGTKNKGKLGANAILGVSLAAAHAAADELDVPLYNYLGGFNAHVLPTPMMNIVNGGSHSDAPIAFQEFMIVPAGAPSFREALRWGAETFHALKGILKGRGLETSVGDEGGFAPRFEGTEDALQTIIDAIEAAGRKAGEDIFIALDCASSEFYIDGKYDYTKFEGEGAAVRSAAEQVEYIEELVNKYPIISVEDGMDENDWEGFKLLTERIGDKVQLVGDDLYVTNTDYLKRGIEEGIANSILIKVNQIGTLTETFNAIEMAKRANYTAVVSHRSGETEDATIADIAVATNAGQIKTGSLSRTDRMAKYNQLLRIEDQLGETAEYQGIHAFYNLSK
- a CDS encoding YutD family protein, with amino-acid sequence MSQTEDRQAWIEQRKSDNYIFADVIQQADDRYLINGQAFQVVKDAEAGIDKQELANRYMDILDSYDYVVGDWSFQQLRLKGFYEDKLPHTSIDQQISFLDDYLYEYCSFGCDYFVLKHLRSEEEINERNRQLKSKRNNQNSKRKKRRNSRHNNQGNNHKKASKKQTKTVGKRFSVKKKNSSRKANAVKVTDKKTFKIRKK